A genome region from Heptranchias perlo isolate sHepPer1 chromosome 32, sHepPer1.hap1, whole genome shotgun sequence includes the following:
- the LOC137300926 gene encoding prepro-urotensin II-beta-like: MMAEDSLYDAIRDIEAAEQHKNGLREISDTPSGNLKEILYGRKAQPESSSFLTGKGRKQYKKRNNFSDCFWKYCV; encoded by the exons ATGATGGCCGAAGACAGTCTTTATGATGCCATCAGAGATATAGAAGCTGCTGAACAGCATAAGAATG GTCTGAGAGAAATCAGTGACACCCCCTCCGGAAACCTCAAAGAG ATTCTATATGGAAGGAAAGCCCAGCCAGAGTCAAGCAGCTTCCTCACtggaaagggcagaaaacaatACAAGAAACGTAACAACTTCTCGGACTGTTTCTGGAAATACTGCGTGTGA